CCAGTATAACATACAGGGAAACTCAGTGACATCTCCCCTCTGGACATTTACCTTTGGTCATGGGGTGTTCAGTGGCTTAAGAATTTTTGATATTAGGTTCAAGGGTGAGCGTGTGGCTTATGAAGTCAGTGTCCAGGAGTGTCTGACAGTTTATGGTGCTGATTCCCCCAAAACAATGACCATCCGATACTTGGACAGCAGCTATGGGCTTGGTCTAAACAGCCGAGCTTTGGTTCGGGGGGTGGATTGCCCCTATCAAGCCACAATGGTGGACATCCATGTACTGGTGGGCACGGGGTCAGTCCAGCTGCTTCCAGgggctgtgtgtgtatttgaggaGGCCCAGGGACTGCCCCTTCGAAGGCATCACAATGGCATCGGGGGTCATTTCTATGGTGGTTTGGCCAGTTCAAGTCTTGTGGTCAGGTCGGTGTCATCAGTGGGCAACTATGATTACATCTGGGACTTTATGCTGCACCCAAATGGGGCCCTTGAAGCGCGTGTCCATGCCACGGGCTATATCAACACAGCCTTCATGAGTGGAGGAGCTGAAAGTCTCCTCTTCGGGAACCGTGTGGGGGAGAGAGTGCTGGGAgcggtgcacacacacactttccacttCAAACTGGACCTTGATGTGGCAGGTGAGTTCTTAGCCTGAGCCTTGAAGGCTGGGAATGGGGCACAGGGCAGGAAGTCCCCAAATCAAGGAGTGAGCTTGGAAAGGTTCAGAGAGCATTCTAAGCCCTCTGGGtatgggaagggagaaaggattggGTGCAGCTGCAGTCACAACTGGATGTCAGGCCAATTCCTACCCTctgatccccctccccccagatttGCAGTTGTAAAGCTAGTTTAAGTATAATGACTGTGCCTGGCTGCCTTAGTCTTGAGGGACTCTCTGGGGAATGGACCCTGAGGGAACTGTATGGAGCTGGAGCCCCTGCACTTACTGAGCTTAGGGTGGGTAGAGAGGCAGGGGACTGAGCAGAGGGAGCCAGAAGTCCAGCTGAAGAGCTCTCAGTAGGGCAGGGATGTGTATTGtacttggggagggagggtgtcAGGGCTTGGGTATCTCTGCAGTCGGTGCTGCCTAAGCCCTATGGGATAGGCCACCCTACCCTTCCATCACTATGAACTGTCTACTATTATGGCAAGCCTGCGATAGGCTCGCTGCAAGAATGGAGGACAGAAAACAAGCTTGTAAAAGCACAGACATGGACCCAGAAGGAAGCAAAATCCAGCAGGCCTCCGTTTTACACTTGGAGAAACTAAGGAAggcaggggagatgggataggaagTGTGATGTCTCTGTTGTGAAATTCTGTCTTGATTATAGAAGGCCTGGCATGTGCACACTGCACATTATACATGTGCttgcttgtttgggtttttttgggtggCGGTAGAGGGGGTTAGGAAAAATAAGACTAACATAGTGGCAATAGATCCTAGTCTGACCTGTGTACTGTGAATCTCCAATTGGAAAATTCTCTTCAACAGCTTTGGGCATTAAAGAGCCAGCTACCAGTTACTAGGTTTATAATGTTTCCATCAGCATGTGTGCTTTTCTGTGTATTGAGCAAAGCCATAAAACAGCATTAGTTGAAAATTTAGGAAGTGGGGATCAGAAGCAAACTGTTCTAAGGCCTACTGGGTAGGCTGATGTTAATAAAACCTTTGGCAAGAGCAGAAACATTTTGTATTTAGCCATATGTGGATGCCAGGCAGTTAGCTTGCTTATTTATGACTGTAACATTTTGTATCTAGCCGTGTGTGACTTCCAAAtagtttgtttgcttatttgtttattcatttatttattggaggCTGGGTTTCGCTCTATAGTAAACAGTCTTTGGactcccttttatttatttacctgtctatttatttattttaagacagtctcCTTGTTTAGCCCTGATCACCTTggagctctctatgtagatcagttTGGCCTTAACTTTGCAGTcatctcctgcccctgcctcccaaggggAGGTAATTGCAGGTATGTACAATTATCCCTAGCAATactgagttctttaaatatagcTACTGTGATTGGAGAAGCACATTTTTAATAGCTACACATGCCTGATGGTTGTCCTATTGAAATATGGTAGGTTGAAAAAAGCCAGGCTAGCCCTTGCTCAGGCGCATGCCTCCGAGCACAGGTGTTCCCTGCTGCCTTTGGCCAGGCCAGTGCTATAGGCAACCCAGGGATCCTGTCTCAGCAATGTAAAACTGATGTAGAACTCGCCCTTTCCTTAACCTGACAGGTCTGAAAAACTGGGTTTTAGCTGAAGATGTGGTCTTTAAGCCTGTAGCAGCCCcctggaacccagagcttcagcTACAGCGCCCACAGCTGACCAGGCAGGTCCTGAGCAGGGAGGACCTGGCTGCATTTCCCTGGGAGAGCCCTCTTCCTCGATACCTTTACCTGGCTACCAACCAGACCAATGCCTGGGGTCACCAGCGAGGGTACCGAATCCAGATCCACAGCCCTGCTGGTGTGCATGTACCTTTGGAGAGCGACGTGGAGAGGGCTCTCAGCTGGGGGAGGTGAGGAGGGCCCTGAGAATGGGGGTAAGGGAAGACCTGTTGCCCTCAGCACGCACACATCCTGGACCTGCCTTCAAATGCAAATGGATAACAGGATGGAAAATGGTAGAAATCTGATTCAAGGGATTCTAGGCTTGTAAagctcttgaatttttttttttttttttccaacactgCCTTTCTACAATTCCTGGCCAGGTACCAGCTTGTGGTGAcccagaggaaggaagcagagcccCACAGCAGCAGCATCTATTACCAGAATGACATGCGGAGCCCGACTACGGTCTTTGCTGACTTCATCAACAATGAAACCCTCTTAGGGGAGGTTGGTGGGTTTAGAGATACTGGGGAAAGCCATCTCTTCCTGATGTCTTGGCTGTCCAGCCTCTGTCCAATACAGGTTATCCCTACTACTAGGGGGACATTAGTCACAGCAGTGGCACCCTGCCCAGGTTATTAGATATTCGGTGTAGGAATGTGGCTGGCAGATGCAGAAGCCAGACTGGAGGCTGGGAAATGGCAGCTAAGAGGTGACTCTTAGCCTCCaactcttctctcctcctccaggaTCTGGTGGCTTGGGTGACAGCCAGTTTCCTGCACATCCCCCATGCTGAGGACATCCCCAACACAGTGACTGTGGGAAACAGAGTGGGCTTCT
This sequence is a window from Mus pahari chromosome 14, PAHARI_EIJ_v1.1, whole genome shotgun sequence. Protein-coding genes within it:
- the Aoc2 gene encoding retina-specific copper amine oxidase gives rise to the protein MSSQDWGSSASAMNLKVLLVLLGLSFLTVFALAYVLLTRQGSSSQSPRCPSIPPRIHTWTHASQSQLFADLSPEELTAVMSFLTKHLGPGLVDAAQARPSDNCVFSVELQLPAKAAALAHLDRGGPPPVREALAIIFFGGQPKPNVSELVVGPLPHPSYMRDVTVERHGGPVPYHRRPMQKAEFVQIWRHLKELELPKAPTFLASVLNYNGSTLAPLHSTAAGLHAGERVTWIALYHNISGLGVFLHPVGLELLLDHGALDPAHWVVQQVFYLGHYYADLAQLEWEFKAGRLEVVQVPLPTPGGASSLRPRVTPDPPLPPLQFSLQGPQYNIQGNSVTSPLWTFTFGHGVFSGLRIFDIRFKGERVAYEVSVQECLTVYGADSPKTMTIRYLDSSYGLGLNSRALVRGVDCPYQATMVDIHVLVGTGSVQLLPGAVCVFEEAQGLPLRRHHNGIGGHFYGGLASSSLVVRSVSSVGNYDYIWDFMLHPNGALEARVHATGYINTAFMSGGAESLLFGNRVGERVLGAVHTHTFHFKLDLDVAGLKNWVLAEDVVFKPVAAPWNPELQLQRPQLTRQVLSREDLAAFPWESPLPRYLYLATNQTNAWGHQRGYRIQIHSPAGVHVPLESDVERALSWGRYQLVVTQRKEAEPHSSSIYYQNDMRSPTTVFADFINNETLLGEDLVAWVTASFLHIPHAEDIPNTVTVGNRVGFLLRPYNFFNEDPSIFSPGSVYFERDQDAGLCGINPVACTQQLAGCVPNLPSFSYEGL